A region from the Lolium perenne isolate Kyuss_39 chromosome 4, Kyuss_2.0, whole genome shotgun sequence genome encodes:
- the LOC139830584 gene encoding uncharacterized protein has product MACLSASPSGRRLSELLEEKQEPFFLDLHLLEKGCSGRLLDGYDTALCWPAAGAGNEAASVLKRLTSKKKKAAAAASTRGKNQQQPPSGLLRMLLSKIIHGKAANRKPTALQCSESFKRVAPSPSHLEAVKLRNDAVEVTSDEGTEYSDYDDEKQLSPISVLEHPFESKSSNVVQGSPKNAMAIVRELLLEAAYTPALLTQLLAKSEDLIEDNTDLDYDVDDYYYHRTSPKSFQDEDDTAAAGNTTTVTSAAYWETHRAELARVSELVCMEVPKSRVDAADVQPERRDVGAEIEAAVLEDLLLELVMDLSSC; this is encoded by the coding sequence ATGGCGTGCCTGTCAGCCTCGCCATCCGGCCGGCGCCTGTCAGAGCTGCTGGAGGAGAAGCAGGAGCCCTTCTTCCTCGACCTCCACCTCCTCGAGAAGGGCTGCTCGGGCCGGCTCCTAGATGGCTACGACACAGCGCTATGCTGgccagccgccggcgccggcaATGAAGCGGCGTCCGTGCTCAAGCGGCTCACcagcaagaagaagaaggcggCCGCGGCGGCGAGCACCCGGGGCAAGAATCAGCAGCAGCCGCCATCCGGGCTACTCCGGATGCTGCTCTCCAAGATCATCCACGGCAAGGCGGCCAACCGGAAGCCCACCGCGCTGCAGTGCTCCGAGTCCTTCAAGAGGGTCGCACCGTCGCCGTCGCACCTCGAAGCCGTCAAGCTCAGGAACGATGCGGTGGAGGTCACCAGCGACGAGGGGACGGAGTATTCCGACTACGACGACGAGAAGCAGCTGAGCCCTATCTCCGTCTTGGAGCACCCCTTCGAGAGCAAGTCCTCGAACGTGGTGCAAGGCTCACCCAAGAACGCCATGGCCATCGTCCGGGAGCTCCTCCTGGAGGCGGCGTACACGCCGGCGCTGCTCACCCAGCTGCTAGCCAAGTCCGAGGACCTCATCGAGGACAACACCGACCTCGACTACGACGTCGACGACTACTACTACCACCGTACGAGCCCCAAGAGCTTCCAGGACGAAGACGATACCGCGGCCGCCGGTAACACCACCACCGTGACTAGCGCCGCCTACTGGGAGACGCACAGAGCGGAGCTTGCCAGGGTGTCCGAGCTGGTCTGCATGGAGGTGCCAAAGTCGAGGGTGGACGCCGCCGACGTGCAGCCTGAGCGGCGAGATGTTGGCGCTGAGATCGAGGCAGCCGTGCTCGAGGACTTGCTGCTGGAGCTCGTTATGGATCTCAGTAGCTGCTAA